In Methanothermococcus okinawensis IH1, the genomic window TATATTACTTAAATGAAACATTATAAAATATTAAAATAAATTCCTTTAAAATAATAGAGTAAATCGGGCTCCTATATATGTATAGTATACAAGGGGAATTTTTAGTAAATAACTACAAATTAGACTATACAACTATAAGGTATAAATCAAAACGAAAATAAAAAAAGTATCAATTTATTTATTATGCTCAAAGTTATAGGGCTAACTATCCATTATGGATAAGACACTACTTGTTTTAACCTACTAAAAACTTCTTCCAGCTTTTTTTCCTTTAACATACCTATCCTCTTTATAATAAGCTCGGTGTTAATCGAAAAGATTACATACGGTTTAACAACACTGGGTATTATTGGTTTTGCTCCTGGATAAAGTTCAACATCCTTATTATCAATTAAAACATTTAATTCTTGAAAACCGCTATTAACATTTGATGTTATCTCGACTACAATAACTGTCTTACTAATTCGATTAAATTTATTAGATGAAACTACTAATGCAGGTCTTTTTTTAATAGTAGTCAAATCATCAAAAGGAAATGGTAAAAGAACAATATCTCCCTGTTTAAAGTCCATATTAACCCTTCCTAATAATCATCCCAATATTCATCTTCTTTGCTATTCCAATCCTTAGCTAAAATGGGCTGAACCATCTTTAAAACCCATTTATCTTCTTTGGAAAGTTTCTCTTTTTTTACATTTTTGGTGGGCATTTCAATAGTGGTAGTCATATACTTCACCTGTATAATCATTTGTTTAATATTATTAATAAATTTAACTATTATACATAATATGTTAAAAATCAGAAAATAAAGTAACCAATATAAAACATTGCCTTAGGTTTCATAAGGCAATATTTGGTAAAAAATAGCTGAACTTATAACATTCTATTTTTTATATACCTTCAACAATTACTTTTTTTCCTTTTCTCTTTCTTTTTATTTTTCCTAAACTTTCCAGTTTGGAAAGAATATTATAAAGCTCACGAGTTGTTAAATTTGTATAAGTCAGCAGGTCTGATATACAAACATCCTTTCCATTGCTAATTATATTTAAAATAGTATCTTCAATATTGTTTTTATTATCATTTGCACTAATAACATTC contains:
- a CDS encoding type II toxin-antitoxin system PemK/MazF family toxin, which codes for MDFKQGDIVLLPFPFDDLTTIKKRPALVVSSNKFNRISKTVIVVEITSNVNSGFQELNVLIDNKDVELYPGAKPIIPSVVKPYVIFSINTELIIKRIGMLKEKKLEEVFSRLKQVVSYP